In Mytilus edulis chromosome 6, xbMytEdul2.2, whole genome shotgun sequence, the following proteins share a genomic window:
- the LOC139526062 gene encoding MAM domain-containing glycosylphosphatidylinositol anchor protein 1-like has protein sequence MAYSRKYYAFTEASSPRQLNDVATLTTSTFKLPESPLCMQYHFHMYSQPGSLVIKARERGTTDNQIEIRTGNQGEQWHQNIVQIPQLSDAVISIRGIRGPTSKGDIGLDLITLQKGLCSSPCGSFPCQNAGICQATRTALINIVVKLDLLAPNVS, from the exons ATGGCATATTCTAGAAAATACTACGCTTTCACTGAAGCATCATCACCAAGACAACTGAATGATGTGGCCACACTGACCACTTCAACTTTCAAACTAccag AATCACCGCTTTGTATGCAATATCATTTTCATATGTATAGTCAACCTGGTTCCTTAGTTATAAAAGCACGTGAAAGAGGAACCACTGATAATCAAATTGAAATTCGGACTGGAAACCAAGGTGAACAGTGGCATCAAAACATAGTTCAGATACCACAATTATCAGATGCAGTA ATTTCAATAAGAGGTATTAGAGGACCTACCAGTAAAGGTGACATTGGTCTTGACTTGATAACCCTTCAGAAGGGACTTT GTTCATCTCCATGTGGCAGCTTTCCTTGTCAAAATGCTGGAATATGTCAAGCAACCAGGACGGCACTTATCAATATAGTTGTAAAACTGGATTTGCTGGCTCCGAATGTCAGTTAA